From the genome of Perca flavescens isolate YP-PL-M2 chromosome 12, PFLA_1.0, whole genome shotgun sequence, one region includes:
- the samd7 gene encoding sterile alpha motif domain-containing protein 7, which translates to MTPREQLRKMTALGEQGAMDEKHWYRLVNGMSAGELRQRQEMIMRNQMAMAPQILSQGQQRLQGVPTQFEPRFMERELVPPSEMVASEARQMHMGPHLGPPLPPHANVLPGRAFPGAAGYGFLPSEPMETVARRQEFIHKQNIARMEMNAILHQKEMENAQQKGLMGIDNHMSYPSNPMAFRGRQRMPDGQDVFVHRPTLDELHSNSILMSASPYPPISTLHRERGRRAGRRPTAHKCAESHVSNLKGHCEDKSVEQSPGATSGEEKEVEAKGDMGEECPTSKTHHQAKIDSDLATGSRKNYKDGDPGLRKACVNSQDGSDVANSSANDKDISSQCSAFQEKFMYPSAGGALTGMPYMFPVPGNGFLPPGPPNLFLNGDEVPEDIRKWAVNDVYNFINSIPTCSEYAQTFKDHMIDGETLPLLSEEHLLDTLGLKLGPALKIRSQVSRRLGNMLYMRNLPLSTSTLQATPEKPADRSSEIGSPVNCNSEEMMASPRDPDVLKSTEHLHETENNSPPSASSETA; encoded by the exons ATGACCCCACGGGAGCAGCTGAGGAAGATGACAGCTCTGGGAGAGCAGGGGGCTATGGATGAGAAGCACTGGTACCGTCTGGTCAATGGCATGTCAGCTGGAG AGCTGAGGCAGAGGCAAGAGATGATAATGAGGAACCAGATGGCCATGGCTCCACAGATCCTCTCCCAGGGGCAGCAGAGGTTACAGGGGGTCCCAACGCAATTCGAACCTCGCTTCATGGAGAG AGAGCTGGTTCCCCCCTCCGAGATGGTAGCTTCCGAGGCCAGACAGATGCACATGGGACCTCATCTGGGTCCACCTCTACCTCCCCATGCCAATGTCCTGCCTGGGAGAGCTTTTCCTGGAGCAG ctGGCTACGGCTTCTTGCCTTCGGAGCCCATGGAAACAGTTGCCCGGCGACAGGAGTTCATTCACAAGCAAAATATAGCCAG AATGGAGATGAATGCCATCCTGCACCAGAAGGAGATGGAGAATGCCCAACAGAAGGGACTTATGGGAATTGATAATCACATGTCGTACCCTTCCAACCCCATGGCATTTAGAGGTCGTCAACGTATGCCAGACGGCCAAGATGTCTTCGTCCACCGTCCCACCTTGGATGAACTGCACTCCAACAGCATCCTCATGTCAGCCAGCCCTTACCCACCAATCAGCACGCTGCACAGAGAGAGGGGACGCAGGGCTGGTAGGAGACCAACCGCTCACAAATGCGCAGAGAGTCATGTGTCCAACCTGAAGGGCCATTGTGAAGATAAAAGTGTAGAGCAGAGCCCAGGAGCCACATCAGGGGAAGAGAAAGAGGTGGAGGCTAAGGGGGACATGGGAGAGGAGTGTCCCACTAGCAAGACGCACCATCAAGCAAAAATAGACTCTGACCTTGCCACAGGAAGCCGGAAGAATTACAAAGATGGGGACCCAGGCCTGCGTAAAGCCTGTGTGAACAGTCAAGATGGGTCAGATGTAGCCAACAGCAGTGCAAATGATAAAGACATATCCAGTCAATGTTCAGCTTTTCAGGAGAAATTCATGTATCCCTCCGCTGGTGGAGCGCTCACAGGCATGCCTTACATGTTCCCAGTCCCTGGAAATGGTTTCCTTCCACCTG GTCCACCCAATCTCTTTCTTAATGGTGATGAGGTGCCCGAAGACATAAGGAAGTGGGCAGTGAATGATGTTTACAACTTTATCAACAGTATACCCACATGTTCAGAATATGCTCAG ACGTTCAAGGATCACATGATTGACGGGGAGACGCTGCCTCTCCTGTCAGAGGAGCATCTACTGGACACACTGGGGCTCAAACTGGGACCAGCTCTTAAGATCCGCTCACAG GTGTCCAGGCGTCTGGGCAACATGTTGTACATGAGGAATCTGCCGCTCTCCACCTCCACCCTGCAGGCTACTCCAGAGAAGCCCGCTGACCGCTCATCAGAGATCGGCTCCCCTGTTAACTGCAACAGCGAGGAGATGATGGCGAGTCCAAGAGACCCTGATGTCCTCAAATCTACAGAGCACCTGCACGAGACAGAAAACAATTCCCCTCCATCTGCCAGCAGTGAGACAGCCTGA
- the sec62 gene encoding translocation protein SEC62 — protein sequence MAERRRHKKRIQEVSEPTKEEKAVAKYLRFNCPTKSTNMMGHRVDYFIASKAVDCLMDSKWAKAKKGEEALFTTRESVLDYCNRLLKKQFFHRALKVMKKKPEKETKKEKEKEKEKEKEKDKDKEKTKGDSSKEEERKGKKEKEKKKESEAVETKKEKNDDSPGTPKKKKEVKKKFKLEPHEDQLFLDGNEVYVWIYDPVHFKTFAMGLILVIAVIAATLFPLWPAEMRVGVYYLSVAAGCFVASILLLAVARCILFLIIWLVTGGRHHFWFLPNLTADVGFIDSFRPLYTHEYKGPRASNKKGSDKTDEKDNDGNKAQKSDSDDKSDSEKKDGDEEEEEEEEEGKEAEESKEAEGEGTGADRHSDTDSDRREEEGSQHSNGNDFEMITREELEQHTEEEDQEEEDEETQERKEGGESETKPQTAET from the exons ATGGCGGAGCGCAGGAGGCACAAGAAACGGATCCAG GAGGTGAGCGAGCCTACCAAGGAGGAGAAGGCGGTGGCCAAGTACCTCCGATTCAACTGCCCAACCAAGTCCACCAACATGATGGGCCACCGAGTCGACTATTTTATTG CCTCCAAGGCAGTGGACTGTCTGATGGACTCCAAGTGGGCCAAGGCCAAGAAGGGAGAGGAGGCGCTGTTCACCACCAGGGAGTCTGTGTTGGATTACTGCAACAG ACTCCTAAAGAAGCAATTCTTCCACCGGGCTCTCAAAGTGATGAAGAAAAAGCCTGAGAAAGAAAccaagaaagagaaggagaaagagaaggagaaagagaaggagaaagataAGGATAAAGAGAAGACCAAGGGTGACAGCagcaaagaggaggagagaaaagggaagaaggagaaagagaagaagaaagagtcTGAGGCTGTTGAAACCAAGAAAGAGAAGAAC GATGACAGTCCTGGAACCcccaagaagaagaaagaggtgAAGAAGAAGTTTAAACTGGAGCCTCATGAGGATCAGCTGTTTCTAGATGGAAATGAG gTGTATGTGTGGATTTACGATCCTGTTCATTTTAAGACATTTGCCATGGGACTGATACTCG TCATTGCCGTGATAGCAGCCACACTGTTCCCCCTGTGGCCAGCAGAAATGCGTGTAGGAGTTTACTATCTAAGTGTTGCGGCAGGCTGCTTTGTAGCCAGTATATTGCTTCTTGCTGTtg CCCGCTGCATCCTCTTCCTGATCATCTGGCTGGTGACTGGCGGGCGCCACCATTTCTGGTTCCTCCCCAACTTGACTGCAGATGTCGGTTTCATCGACTCGTTCCGGCCGCTCTACACCCATGAGTACAAAGGACCGCGAGCCAGCAATAAGAAGGGCTCAGACAAGACGGACGAGAAGGACAACGATGGCAACAAGGCTCAGAAGTCAGACAGTGATGACAAATCAGACAGCGAGAAGAAGGACGgcgatgaggaagaggaagaggaggaggaggaaggcaaAGAGGCCGAGGAGAGTAAAGAAGCAGAGGGGGAGGGAACGGGGGCAGACCGCcactcagacacagacagcGACCGCCGGGAGGAAGAAGGCTCGCAGCACAGCAACGGGAACGACTTTGAGATGATCACCAGGGAGGAGCTGGAGCAGCACACAGAGGAGGAAGACcaagaggaggaagacgaggagaCGCAAGAGAGGAAAGAAGGGGGTGAAAGTGAGACTAAACCCCAGACTGCTGAAACATAA